In the Apteryx mantelli isolate bAptMan1 chromosome 1, bAptMan1.hap1, whole genome shotgun sequence genome, one interval contains:
- the SEC61A2 gene encoding protein transport protein Sec61 subunit alpha isoform X2, which yields MGIKFLEVIKPFCAVLPEIQKPERKIQFREKVLWTAITLFIFLVCCQIPLFGIMSSDSADPFYWMRVILASNRGTLMELGISPIVTSGLIMQLLAGAKIIEVGDTPKDRALFNGAQKLFGMIITIGQAIVYVMTGMYGDPAEMGAGICLLIIIQLFVAGLIVLLLDELLQKGYGLGSGISLFIATNICETIVWKAFSPTTINTGRGTEFEGAVIALFHLLATRTDKVRALREAFYRQNLPNLMNLIATVFVFAVVIYFQGFRVDLPIKSARYRGQYSSYPIKLFYTSNIPIILQSALVSNLYVISQMLSVRFSGNFLVNLLGQWADVSGGGPARSYPVGGLCYYLSPPESMGAIFEDPVHVIVYIIFMLGSCAFFSKTWIEVSGSSAKDVAKQLKEQQMVMRGHRDTSMVHELNRYIPTAAAFGGLCIGALSVLADFLGAIGSGTGILLAVTIIYQYFEIFVKEQAEVGGVGALFF from the exons atgGGCA ttaAATTTTTAGAAGTTATTAAACCATTCTGTGCAGTTTTACCTGAAATCCAGAAACCAGAAAGGAAG ATCCAGTTCAGAGAGAAGGTACTATGGACGGCTATCACACTCTTCATTTTCTTAGTATGCTGCCAG ATACCTTTGTTTGGAATCATGTCATCAGACTCTGCAGATCCTTTCTATTGGATGCGAGTCATTCTTGCATCAAACAGAG gTACGTTGATGGAATTAGGTATTTCACCGATTGTGACATCTGGTTTGATAATGCAGCTGCTAGCTGGAGCAAAAATCATTGAAGTTGGTGATACTCCGAAAGACAGAGCCTTGTTCAATGGAGCCCAGAAAT TATTTGGGATGATTATTACCATTGGGCAAGCCATTGTGTATGTTATGACTGGAATGTATGGAGATCCTGCTGAAATGGGTGCTGGAATTTGTCTTCTTATTATAATTCAG CTGTTTGTTGCTGGTTTGATTGTGCTGCTGTTAGATGAGTTGCTACAGAAAGGTTACGGCTTGGGATCTGGTATTTCCCTGTTTATTGCTACCAACATCTGTGAAACCATCGTCTGGAAGGCTTTTAGTCCCACTACCATTAACACTGGCAGAG GAACGGAGTTTGAGGGCGCTGTGATCGCATTGTTCCATCTTCTGGCTACACGAACTGACAAAGTCCGGGCGTTGCGGGAGGCCTTCTACCGACAGAATTTGCCCAATCTCATGAATCTGATTGCTACAGTATTTGTGTTTGCAGTAGTTATATATTTCCAG GGATTTCGTGTTGATTTACCTATCAAGTCTGCACGATACCGTGGACAATACAGTAGCTATCCTATCAAGCTCTTTTATACCTCCAACATTCCCATCATTCTGCAGTCTGCCTTAGTTTCAAACCTCTATGTTATTTCCCAGATGTTGTCTGTTCGTTTTAGTGGCAACTTCTTGGTAAACTTATTAGGACAGTGGGCG GATGTCAGTGGTGGTGGCCCTGCTCGGTCTTATCCTGTTGGTGGCCTCTGCTACTATTTGTCCCCCCCAGAATCCATGGGTGCAATATTTGAGGATCCTGTCCATGTAATAGTTTACATAATTTTTATGCTGGGATCCTGTGCATTCTTCTCAAAAACTTGGATTGAGGTGTCTGGATCATCAGCAAAAGAT GTTGCCAAGCAACTCAAAGAACAACAAATGGTGATGAGAGGCCACAGGGATACCTCAATGGTTCATGAGCTCAACAG GTATATCCCTACAGCGGCTGCATTTGGTGGTTTGTGCATTGGTGCCCTTTCAGTATTAGCTGACTTCCTTGGAGCCATCGGGTCAGGCACTGGCATTCTGCTTGCAGTCACCATTATCTATCAGTATTTTGAAATCTTTGTAAAAGAACAGGCTGAAGTTGGAGGAGTAGGTGCACTATTTTTCTAG
- the SEC61A2 gene encoding protein transport protein Sec61 subunit alpha isoform X4, translating to MELGISPIVTSGLIMQLLAGAKIIEVGDTPKDRALFNGAQKLFGMIITIGQAIVYVMTGMYGDPAEMGAGICLLIIIQLFVAGLIVLLLDELLQKGYGLGSGISLFIATNICETIVWKAFSPTTINTGRGTEFEGAVIALFHLLATRTDKVRALREAFYRQNLPNLMNLIATVFVFAVVIYFQGFRVDLPIKSARYRGQYSSYPIKLFYTSNIPIILQSALVSNLYVISQMLSVRFSGNFLVNLLGQWADVSGGGPARSYPVGGLCYYLSPPESMGAIFEDPVHVIVYIIFMLGSCAFFSKTWIEVSGSSAKDVAKQLKEQQMVMRGHRDTSMVHELNRYIPTAAAFGGLCIGALSVLADFLGAIGSGTGILLAVTIIYQYFEIFVKEQAEVGGVGALFF from the exons ATGGAATTAGGTATTTCACCGATTGTGACATCTGGTTTGATAATGCAGCTGCTAGCTGGAGCAAAAATCATTGAAGTTGGTGATACTCCGAAAGACAGAGCCTTGTTCAATGGAGCCCAGAAAT TATTTGGGATGATTATTACCATTGGGCAAGCCATTGTGTATGTTATGACTGGAATGTATGGAGATCCTGCTGAAATGGGTGCTGGAATTTGTCTTCTTATTATAATTCAG CTGTTTGTTGCTGGTTTGATTGTGCTGCTGTTAGATGAGTTGCTACAGAAAGGTTACGGCTTGGGATCTGGTATTTCCCTGTTTATTGCTACCAACATCTGTGAAACCATCGTCTGGAAGGCTTTTAGTCCCACTACCATTAACACTGGCAGAG GAACGGAGTTTGAGGGCGCTGTGATCGCATTGTTCCATCTTCTGGCTACACGAACTGACAAAGTCCGGGCGTTGCGGGAGGCCTTCTACCGACAGAATTTGCCCAATCTCATGAATCTGATTGCTACAGTATTTGTGTTTGCAGTAGTTATATATTTCCAG GGATTTCGTGTTGATTTACCTATCAAGTCTGCACGATACCGTGGACAATACAGTAGCTATCCTATCAAGCTCTTTTATACCTCCAACATTCCCATCATTCTGCAGTCTGCCTTAGTTTCAAACCTCTATGTTATTTCCCAGATGTTGTCTGTTCGTTTTAGTGGCAACTTCTTGGTAAACTTATTAGGACAGTGGGCG GATGTCAGTGGTGGTGGCCCTGCTCGGTCTTATCCTGTTGGTGGCCTCTGCTACTATTTGTCCCCCCCAGAATCCATGGGTGCAATATTTGAGGATCCTGTCCATGTAATAGTTTACATAATTTTTATGCTGGGATCCTGTGCATTCTTCTCAAAAACTTGGATTGAGGTGTCTGGATCATCAGCAAAAGAT GTTGCCAAGCAACTCAAAGAACAACAAATGGTGATGAGAGGCCACAGGGATACCTCAATGGTTCATGAGCTCAACAG GTATATCCCTACAGCGGCTGCATTTGGTGGTTTGTGCATTGGTGCCCTTTCAGTATTAGCTGACTTCCTTGGAGCCATCGGGTCAGGCACTGGCATTCTGCTTGCAGTCACCATTATCTATCAGTATTTTGAAATCTTTGTAAAAGAACAGGCTGAAGTTGGAGGAGTAGGTGCACTATTTTTCTAG
- the SEC61A2 gene encoding protein transport protein Sec61 subunit alpha isoform X1: MIRMHVICVEDTFVSAAVNLSAVFWCWFLTRLWLHPAIPLSLIQFREKVLWTAITLFIFLVCCQIPLFGIMSSDSADPFYWMRVILASNRGTLMELGISPIVTSGLIMQLLAGAKIIEVGDTPKDRALFNGAQKLFGMIITIGQAIVYVMTGMYGDPAEMGAGICLLIIIQLFVAGLIVLLLDELLQKGYGLGSGISLFIATNICETIVWKAFSPTTINTGRGTEFEGAVIALFHLLATRTDKVRALREAFYRQNLPNLMNLIATVFVFAVVIYFQGFRVDLPIKSARYRGQYSSYPIKLFYTSNIPIILQSALVSNLYVISQMLSVRFSGNFLVNLLGQWADVSGGGPARSYPVGGLCYYLSPPESMGAIFEDPVHVIVYIIFMLGSCAFFSKTWIEVSGSSAKDVAKQLKEQQMVMRGHRDTSMVHELNRYIPTAAAFGGLCIGALSVLADFLGAIGSGTGILLAVTIIYQYFEIFVKEQAEVGGVGALFF; the protein is encoded by the exons ATGATTAGGATGCACGTGATTTGTGTGGAAGATACCTTTGTTTCTGCAGCAGTGAACCTTAGTGCAGTCTTCTGGTGCTGGTTTCTGACACGTCTCTGGCTACATCCAGCTATCCCACTATCTCTG ATCCAGTTCAGAGAGAAGGTACTATGGACGGCTATCACACTCTTCATTTTCTTAGTATGCTGCCAG ATACCTTTGTTTGGAATCATGTCATCAGACTCTGCAGATCCTTTCTATTGGATGCGAGTCATTCTTGCATCAAACAGAG gTACGTTGATGGAATTAGGTATTTCACCGATTGTGACATCTGGTTTGATAATGCAGCTGCTAGCTGGAGCAAAAATCATTGAAGTTGGTGATACTCCGAAAGACAGAGCCTTGTTCAATGGAGCCCAGAAAT TATTTGGGATGATTATTACCATTGGGCAAGCCATTGTGTATGTTATGACTGGAATGTATGGAGATCCTGCTGAAATGGGTGCTGGAATTTGTCTTCTTATTATAATTCAG CTGTTTGTTGCTGGTTTGATTGTGCTGCTGTTAGATGAGTTGCTACAGAAAGGTTACGGCTTGGGATCTGGTATTTCCCTGTTTATTGCTACCAACATCTGTGAAACCATCGTCTGGAAGGCTTTTAGTCCCACTACCATTAACACTGGCAGAG GAACGGAGTTTGAGGGCGCTGTGATCGCATTGTTCCATCTTCTGGCTACACGAACTGACAAAGTCCGGGCGTTGCGGGAGGCCTTCTACCGACAGAATTTGCCCAATCTCATGAATCTGATTGCTACAGTATTTGTGTTTGCAGTAGTTATATATTTCCAG GGATTTCGTGTTGATTTACCTATCAAGTCTGCACGATACCGTGGACAATACAGTAGCTATCCTATCAAGCTCTTTTATACCTCCAACATTCCCATCATTCTGCAGTCTGCCTTAGTTTCAAACCTCTATGTTATTTCCCAGATGTTGTCTGTTCGTTTTAGTGGCAACTTCTTGGTAAACTTATTAGGACAGTGGGCG GATGTCAGTGGTGGTGGCCCTGCTCGGTCTTATCCTGTTGGTGGCCTCTGCTACTATTTGTCCCCCCCAGAATCCATGGGTGCAATATTTGAGGATCCTGTCCATGTAATAGTTTACATAATTTTTATGCTGGGATCCTGTGCATTCTTCTCAAAAACTTGGATTGAGGTGTCTGGATCATCAGCAAAAGAT GTTGCCAAGCAACTCAAAGAACAACAAATGGTGATGAGAGGCCACAGGGATACCTCAATGGTTCATGAGCTCAACAG GTATATCCCTACAGCGGCTGCATTTGGTGGTTTGTGCATTGGTGCCCTTTCAGTATTAGCTGACTTCCTTGGAGCCATCGGGTCAGGCACTGGCATTCTGCTTGCAGTCACCATTATCTATCAGTATTTTGAAATCTTTGTAAAAGAACAGGCTGAAGTTGGAGGAGTAGGTGCACTATTTTTCTAG
- the SEC61A2 gene encoding protein transport protein Sec61 subunit alpha isoform X3, with product MDGYHTLHFLSMLPGTLMELGISPIVTSGLIMQLLAGAKIIEVGDTPKDRALFNGAQKLFGMIITIGQAIVYVMTGMYGDPAEMGAGICLLIIIQLFVAGLIVLLLDELLQKGYGLGSGISLFIATNICETIVWKAFSPTTINTGRGTEFEGAVIALFHLLATRTDKVRALREAFYRQNLPNLMNLIATVFVFAVVIYFQGFRVDLPIKSARYRGQYSSYPIKLFYTSNIPIILQSALVSNLYVISQMLSVRFSGNFLVNLLGQWADVSGGGPARSYPVGGLCYYLSPPESMGAIFEDPVHVIVYIIFMLGSCAFFSKTWIEVSGSSAKDVAKQLKEQQMVMRGHRDTSMVHELNRYIPTAAAFGGLCIGALSVLADFLGAIGSGTGILLAVTIIYQYFEIFVKEQAEVGGVGALFF from the exons ATGGACGGCTATCACACTCTTCATTTTCTTAGTATGCTGCCAG gTACGTTGATGGAATTAGGTATTTCACCGATTGTGACATCTGGTTTGATAATGCAGCTGCTAGCTGGAGCAAAAATCATTGAAGTTGGTGATACTCCGAAAGACAGAGCCTTGTTCAATGGAGCCCAGAAAT TATTTGGGATGATTATTACCATTGGGCAAGCCATTGTGTATGTTATGACTGGAATGTATGGAGATCCTGCTGAAATGGGTGCTGGAATTTGTCTTCTTATTATAATTCAG CTGTTTGTTGCTGGTTTGATTGTGCTGCTGTTAGATGAGTTGCTACAGAAAGGTTACGGCTTGGGATCTGGTATTTCCCTGTTTATTGCTACCAACATCTGTGAAACCATCGTCTGGAAGGCTTTTAGTCCCACTACCATTAACACTGGCAGAG GAACGGAGTTTGAGGGCGCTGTGATCGCATTGTTCCATCTTCTGGCTACACGAACTGACAAAGTCCGGGCGTTGCGGGAGGCCTTCTACCGACAGAATTTGCCCAATCTCATGAATCTGATTGCTACAGTATTTGTGTTTGCAGTAGTTATATATTTCCAG GGATTTCGTGTTGATTTACCTATCAAGTCTGCACGATACCGTGGACAATACAGTAGCTATCCTATCAAGCTCTTTTATACCTCCAACATTCCCATCATTCTGCAGTCTGCCTTAGTTTCAAACCTCTATGTTATTTCCCAGATGTTGTCTGTTCGTTTTAGTGGCAACTTCTTGGTAAACTTATTAGGACAGTGGGCG GATGTCAGTGGTGGTGGCCCTGCTCGGTCTTATCCTGTTGGTGGCCTCTGCTACTATTTGTCCCCCCCAGAATCCATGGGTGCAATATTTGAGGATCCTGTCCATGTAATAGTTTACATAATTTTTATGCTGGGATCCTGTGCATTCTTCTCAAAAACTTGGATTGAGGTGTCTGGATCATCAGCAAAAGAT GTTGCCAAGCAACTCAAAGAACAACAAATGGTGATGAGAGGCCACAGGGATACCTCAATGGTTCATGAGCTCAACAG GTATATCCCTACAGCGGCTGCATTTGGTGGTTTGTGCATTGGTGCCCTTTCAGTATTAGCTGACTTCCTTGGAGCCATCGGGTCAGGCACTGGCATTCTGCTTGCAGTCACCATTATCTATCAGTATTTTGAAATCTTTGTAAAAGAACAGGCTGAAGTTGGAGGAGTAGGTGCACTATTTTTCTAG